One stretch of Zingiber officinale cultivar Zhangliang chromosome 6B, Zo_v1.1, whole genome shotgun sequence DNA includes these proteins:
- the LOC121991207 gene encoding uncharacterized protein LOC121991207 yields MDNNIEGSSNLSSSSSDDDNYAESFTVRQQLIAQVISTNNQIALNYLNEGSNKSRHRGSIPGHKMINRNREAANRNLFNDYFAENALYNDAMFRRRFRKGRNLFMRICDTVTNHDNYFIQRRDELGRLGLSSLQKITAAFQILAYGVPADATDEYIKIGESTAIESVKRFCRAVVEVFGGQYLRSPNAHDVARLLHIGELRGFPSMLGITIPAHYVIQGKEYNMGYYLADDIYPKWSTLVQTIHAPQGRKNKLFAMKQEACRKDVERAFGVLQSCFAIVAGPSRFWQKNILHDILTSCIIMHNMIIEDERDLNAPIVEHFEVLTPDVEPAGDDDTRFEEFLARYRQIKDKEAHIALRNALIEHLWEQYSNSES; encoded by the exons ATGGATAACAATATTGAAGGTTCATCAAATTTATCATCTTCAAGCTCTGATGATGATAACTATGCAGAAAGTTTTACTGTAAGGCAACAACTGATCGCTCAGGTGATTTCTACCAATAATCAAATTGCCTTAAATTATCTCAATGAAGGAAGCAACAAAAGCAGGCATCGAGGCTCAATTCCTGGTCATAAGATGATCAATCGTAATCGTGAAGCTGCTAATCGTAATCTATTCAATGATTATTTCGCCGAAAATGCATTGTATAATGATGCAATGTTTCGAAGAAGATTCAGAAAGGGACGGAATTTATTTATGCGTATCTGTGATACTGTTACtaatcatgacaactattttataCAGAGAAGAGATGAGCTTGGAAGACTTGGTTTGTCAAGCTTGCAAAAAATAACAGCTGCATTTCAGATATTAGCATACGGTGTACCAGCAGATGCTACTGATGAGTACATTAAAATAGGGGAATCAACTGCTATTGAAAGTGTGAAACGATTTTGTCGTGCCGTTGTTGAAGTTTTTGGAGGGCAGTACCTACGATCTCCAAATGCTCACGATGTTGCTAGGCTACTTCATATTGGTGAGCTACGAGGTTTTCCAAGTATGTTAG GTATTACAATTCCTGCTCATTATGTCATTCAAGGAAAAGAGTACAATATGGGTTACTATTTAGCTGATGATATATATCCAAAATGGTCAACACTTGTTCAAACGATTCATGCTCCACAAGGTCGAAAGAATAAATTATTTGCAATGAAGCAAGAAGCGTGTAGAAAGGATGTTGAGCGAGCATTTGGCGTGCTCCAATCATGCTTTGCAATTGTTGCAGGACCTTCACGTTTTTGgcagaaaaatattttacatgatATACTGACATCATGTATTATTATGCATAATATGATAATTGAAGATGAACGTGATTTAAATGCACCAATCGTGGAACACTTTGAGGTGCTGACTCCAGATGTTGAGCCCGCAGGAGATGATGATACTCGATTTGAAGAGTTTTTAGCTCGATACAGACAAATCAAAGACAAAGAAGCTCATATTGCCCTTCGAAATGCATTAATTGAGCATTTATGGGAACAATATAGTAATTCTGAAAGTTAA